TATGACGGCATGGGTAATTATGTAGTGCACGTTAAAGGGCTTAAATCTAACGATTGTATAAAAATTGAAACCTCATATTTTAAACTTGTTTTTTTAGAAAGTGCATCAGATAGATTCAGGATTGATGATAACCTTAGAGCACTTGATGATATTAAACGAATTGATGATCTCTGGAATGATATTCAGAATTTGGTTAGGAATAGAAATATCGGTCTTGCCCAAGTATATGCTTTCTGGCAAGAAACTAAGAAACGATATGAAGATTATAATGGAGATTCTATATGGAAGAAATTTGTGAGCTCATCTCTTATAAATATTTTTAAACTCTCTCCTACAAGAGATAGAGATTTATTTAAAAAATTCTTTCAAGCCACAAAAGATGGCTTATTGGATATTTGTATACACTGGAATCTTAAGGTTAGGAAACAAAAACCTTAAAGGGGGTTAAAATATGAGTGAATTTGAATTCAAAAAATACTGCGCAATAGCTCTTGATCCAATTCATATTGGTTCAGGTGGCTCAAGACTTGGAAGGGTAGACCTGCCAATAGTTAGAGAGCCTGGGATAAATCTTCCTAAAATTCCTGGCACAAGCATCAGTGGACCAGCACGAGCATATACCGCACTACAAACAAACAAATATTTATGGAAACATGGTGAACAAGAATTTTCCTGTGCTGGTCGTGGTGGAGATGGAGGAGAGAAACACTGTGGAAAGATAAATCCAGCTTGTCCTGTCTGTATTCCCTATGGCTTTTCTAAAGGAACTGGGAATAGTATACATGGGCTTGCTCAGTTCTTTGATGCTCATATTGTCTTCTTTCCTGTTGCTTCAATGATAGGACCTGTATGGATCACTTCTCCTATGGCTTTAGAAGGTTTAGGTCTACAAAGAAATTTTGCTGTCAATGATAATAGTTTTTATCCATTAGGGACTCAAATCCAAAGTGATAAATTAAATTTCGGATGGCTTATGTTGAAAAAAGATAATAGCGGGCAAGGAAACTTAAACAATTTGTCTCCAGAAATATCTTCTGATATTATAAAGCAGAGAGCCGTTCTTGTTTCAGACAGACTTTTTAGTCATGTTGTAAACAGGAATCTTGAAGTAAGAACCTCTGTAAGCATTGATCCACAAACAGGAACCGCGGAAGAAAAAGCACTTTTTACCTATGAAGCCATTCCAAGAGGTACTGTATTAGCTTTTGATATTATCTATAATTCTGGCAAAGCACTCAGGATTGGCGGGAGAGAACTCAAAACAGAAGGAAATGCAGATGTGGGCACAGCTTGGGTTAAAGCACAAGTTGAAAAAGGATTGAAATTATTTGAGATACTCGGAATTGGGGGGATGGGGACAAGAGGGATGGGTAGAATTAAAATATTGAACATATAAAAATGGAGGTCTGATATGGAAAATTTAGATAGACTCTGTGCTGAATATGGATTTAGATTCGCAGAACAAATAACAGAAGCTTTTAATGATGCAAAAAAGGCAGAGTCATTGATAACTAAAGCATTGAATGTTTTACAGGAACAAGGTCTTTATGCCTTTGCACTTTTTTGTGAATCAAGGGGGGAAAAGGAGAAAGTAGGAGCAAATAAATTAGAAGAAATCACTAAGGAATTATTGAAAGAGGGTTTACAGGTCATTCAAGGAGATGAGCTACTTGAAG
The Thermodesulfovibrio yellowstonii DSM 11347 DNA segment above includes these coding regions:
- a CDS encoding type III-B CRISPR module-associated protein Cmr5; the protein is MENLDRLCAEYGFRFAEQITEAFNDAKKAESLITKALNVLQEQGLYAFALFCESRGEKEKVGANKLEEITKELLKEGLQVIQGDELLEEIRKEDGLASDLDRLIFSIEVIESSLIYARYHAKALSKESENQKTDDISIS
- the cmr4 gene encoding type III-B CRISPR module RAMP protein Cmr4 → MSEFEFKKYCAIALDPIHIGSGGSRLGRVDLPIVREPGINLPKIPGTSISGPARAYTALQTNKYLWKHGEQEFSCAGRGGDGGEKHCGKINPACPVCIPYGFSKGTGNSIHGLAQFFDAHIVFFPVASMIGPVWITSPMALEGLGLQRNFAVNDNSFYPLGTQIQSDKLNFGWLMLKKDNSGQGNLNNLSPEISSDIIKQRAVLVSDRLFSHVVNRNLEVRTSVSIDPQTGTAEEKALFTYEAIPRGTVLAFDIIYNSGKALRIGGRELKTEGNADVGTAWVKAQVEKGLKLFEILGIGGMGTRGMGRIKILNI